The following coding sequences are from one Mycobacteriales bacterium window:
- the sucC gene encoding ADP-forming succinate--CoA ligase subunit beta: MDLFEYQAKALFASYGVPVPTGKVATTPDEAQRIAADLGGRAVVKAQVKTGGRGKAGGVKVADDPADARSKAEAILGMDIKGHTVHSVLVEQASDIAEEYYASFLLDRANRTFLAMISREGGMDIEEVARTKPEALARVPVDPLTGVDRAGARRLAEQGKLPEAALDGAAELIAKLWRAFVEEDATLVEVNPLILTGDGRVVALDAKVTLDDNARFRHDWDAYADRSAVDPLEQQAKDKHLNYVKLEGQVGIIGNGAGLVMSTLDVVAYAGEEFGGVRPANFLDIGGGASAEVMTSGLEIVLSDPSVRSVFVNVFGGITSCDAVANGIVTAVHGLADRGEPVTKPLVVRLDGNNAAEGRRILAEAGLDVVRPIDTMDGAARLAAELAAAG; the protein is encoded by the coding sequence GTGGACCTTTTCGAGTACCAAGCGAAGGCGCTGTTCGCGTCGTACGGCGTGCCGGTCCCGACCGGCAAGGTCGCGACGACGCCCGACGAGGCGCAGCGCATCGCGGCCGATCTCGGCGGCCGGGCCGTGGTCAAGGCCCAGGTCAAGACCGGGGGCCGCGGCAAGGCGGGTGGCGTCAAGGTCGCCGACGACCCGGCGGACGCGAGGTCCAAGGCCGAGGCGATCCTCGGCATGGACATCAAGGGTCACACCGTGCACTCGGTGCTCGTCGAGCAGGCGAGCGACATCGCGGAGGAGTACTACGCGTCGTTCCTGCTCGACCGGGCCAACCGCACGTTCCTCGCGATGATCTCCCGCGAGGGCGGCATGGACATCGAAGAGGTCGCTCGCACCAAGCCCGAGGCGCTCGCCCGGGTGCCGGTCGACCCGCTCACCGGTGTCGACCGGGCCGGCGCCCGCCGGTTGGCGGAGCAGGGCAAGCTGCCGGAGGCGGCGCTCGACGGCGCGGCGGAGCTGATCGCGAAGCTCTGGCGTGCCTTCGTCGAGGAGGACGCGACGCTCGTCGAGGTCAACCCGCTGATCCTCACCGGCGACGGCCGGGTCGTCGCGCTCGACGCGAAGGTGACCCTCGACGACAACGCGCGGTTCCGGCACGACTGGGACGCCTACGCCGACAGGAGCGCGGTCGACCCGCTGGAGCAGCAGGCCAAGGACAAGCACCTCAACTACGTCAAGCTCGAGGGCCAGGTCGGCATCATCGGCAACGGCGCGGGGCTGGTGATGTCGACGCTCGACGTCGTCGCCTACGCCGGCGAGGAGTTCGGCGGGGTCCGGCCGGCGAACTTCCTCGACATCGGCGGCGGCGCGTCCGCGGAGGTCATGACCTCGGGCCTGGAGATCGTGCTGTCCGACCCGAGCGTGCGCAGCGTGTTCGTCAACGTCTTCGGCGGCATCACCTCGTGCGATGCGGTGGCCAACGGCATCGTCACCGCGGTGCACGGGCTGGCCGACCGCGGGGAGCCGGTGACCAAGCCCCTCGTCGTACGCCTCGACGGCAACAACGCGGCGGAGGGCCGGCGGATCCTCGCCGAGGCGGGCCTCGACGTGGTCCGGCCGATCGACACCATGGACGGCGCCGCCCGGCTGGCGGCCGAGCTCGCGGCCGCGGGCTGA
- the sucD gene encoding succinate--CoA ligase subunit alpha, producing the protein MAIWLDASSKVLVQGITGSEGTRHTRRMIAAGTNVVGGVNPRKAGTDVDGVPVFASVAETMEKTGADVSVVFVPPAFAKDAAIEAIDAGIPLCVVITEGIPVHDSTAFWAHACANGNKTRIIGPNCPGIASPGQSNAGIIPADITKPGRIGLVSKSGTLTYQLMYELRDVGFSTCVGIGGDPVIGTTHIDALEAFEADPDTDAIVMIGEIGGDAEERAAAFVKDNVRKPVVGYIAGFTAPEGKTMGHAGAIVSGSSGTAEAKKEALEAVGVRVGKTPSETARLMAEVMRA; encoded by the coding sequence GTGGCGATCTGGCTCGATGCCAGCAGCAAGGTCCTCGTGCAGGGCATCACCGGCTCGGAGGGCACCCGACACACCCGGCGGATGATCGCGGCGGGCACCAACGTCGTCGGCGGGGTCAACCCGCGCAAGGCCGGCACCGACGTCGACGGCGTCCCGGTGTTCGCCAGCGTGGCCGAGACCATGGAGAAGACCGGGGCGGACGTCAGCGTCGTCTTCGTGCCGCCCGCGTTCGCGAAGGACGCCGCGATCGAGGCGATCGACGCCGGCATCCCGCTCTGCGTCGTCATCACCGAGGGCATCCCGGTGCACGACTCGACGGCATTCTGGGCGCACGCCTGCGCCAACGGCAACAAGACGCGGATCATCGGGCCCAACTGCCCGGGCATCGCCTCGCCGGGGCAGAGCAACGCCGGCATCATCCCGGCCGACATCACCAAGCCCGGGCGCATCGGCCTGGTCTCCAAGTCCGGCACCCTGACCTACCAGCTCATGTACGAGCTGCGCGACGTCGGCTTCTCGACCTGCGTGGGCATCGGTGGAGACCCGGTCATCGGCACCACGCACATCGACGCGCTCGAGGCGTTCGAGGCCGACCCCGACACCGACGCGATCGTGATGATCGGTGAGATCGGCGGCGACGCGGAGGAGAGGGCGGCGGCGTTCGTCAAGGACAACGTGCGCAAGCCTGTGGTCGGCTACATCGCCGGCTTCACCGCGCCCGAAGGCAAGACGATGGGGCACGCGGGCGCGATCGTCTCCGGCTCATCCGGCACCGCCGAGGCCAAGAAGGAGGCGCTCGAGGCCGTCGGCGTGCGGGTCGGAAAGACGCCGTCGGAGACCGCGCGGCTCATGGCGGAGGTCATGCGCGCCTAG
- a CDS encoding DUF6350 family protein, whose translation MTDVTAGATRAVDHPRSMPAVCAGAAGWAAAIGVALALTIALVAWAADPRSGASVADAARYALMLWLVAHHVALSVPDGTLGLAPLGLMAVPLALLARAGRAVARDTAVATPSDAALAAAAVAAPYALVVTVGCSVAATRDVTPLLPTGLVGGAFVGFVGAGFGIVREAGLAAALTGRLPDGVRRSLRAGGVATAGLACAGLLLTLLAVVWHAGRVADVQSALGAGLVGGTALVLLCLLLLPNAAIAAVGYLAGPGFAVGSATTLSPFGVHLGRVPEVPLLGALPESVPALAPLLLLVPVAAGGIAGWLLVRRRADGAVLAAAMEGLGAGAVAGVAMALLALLAGGPAGGRLMAAVGASSWQAGLAVAGEVGLPAAAVAAAALWLRASRSG comes from the coding sequence GTGACGGATGTGACTGCCGGTGCCACCAGGGCGGTCGACCATCCCCGGTCGATGCCGGCCGTCTGCGCGGGCGCGGCCGGCTGGGCCGCCGCGATCGGCGTCGCGCTCGCGCTGACGATCGCGCTGGTGGCCTGGGCCGCCGACCCGCGGTCGGGGGCCTCGGTCGCCGACGCCGCGCGCTACGCGCTGATGCTGTGGCTGGTCGCCCACCACGTCGCCCTCTCGGTGCCGGACGGGACGCTCGGCCTGGCGCCGCTCGGGCTGATGGCGGTCCCGCTCGCCCTGCTCGCGCGGGCCGGCCGGGCCGTGGCGCGCGACACCGCGGTGGCGACACCCTCCGACGCGGCGCTCGCCGCGGCTGCGGTCGCGGCGCCCTACGCCCTGGTCGTCACCGTCGGCTGCAGCGTCGCGGCGACCCGCGACGTGACGCCGTTGCTACCGACGGGGCTGGTGGGCGGCGCGTTCGTCGGCTTCGTGGGCGCCGGCTTCGGCATCGTGCGTGAGGCCGGTCTTGCAGCGGCGCTGACCGGCCGGTTGCCCGACGGCGTACGCCGGTCGCTGCGTGCGGGTGGCGTCGCGACCGCCGGGCTTGCCTGCGCGGGGCTACTCCTGACGCTGCTCGCGGTCGTCTGGCACGCGGGCCGGGTCGCCGACGTGCAGTCCGCCCTCGGCGCCGGGCTCGTCGGAGGCACGGCACTCGTGCTGCTGTGCCTGCTGCTGCTGCCCAACGCCGCGATCGCCGCGGTCGGCTACCTCGCCGGTCCCGGCTTCGCCGTCGGGTCGGCAACGACCCTGTCGCCGTTCGGCGTCCATCTCGGCCGGGTGCCGGAGGTGCCGCTGCTCGGCGCGCTGCCCGAGTCGGTGCCTGCGCTCGCGCCGTTGCTGCTGCTCGTGCCCGTGGCGGCCGGCGGCATCGCCGGTTGGCTGCTGGTCCGGCGCCGCGCCGACGGCGCCGTCCTGGCGGCCGCGATGGAAGGACTGGGAGCGGGCGCCGTGGCGGGGGTGGCGATGGCCCTGCTGGCCCTGCTGGCCGGCGGCCCCGCCGGCGGGCGCCTGATGGCGGCCGTCGGCGCCTCGTCGTGGCAGGCAGGGCTGGCGGTCGCCGGCGAGGTCGGTCTGCCCGCTGCCGCGGTCGCCGCGGCCGCGCTCTGGCTGCGCGCGTCGCGATCCGGGTGA
- the purN gene encoding phosphoribosylglycinamide formyltransferase, with translation MTARLVVLVSGSGTNLQALLDACADPAYGAAVVAVGADREDIEGLRRAEKADVPTFVLRVKDFTERADWDRALTDAVAAYRPDLVVLAGFMKLVGPAFLERFGGRTVNTHPALSPMFPGMHGPRDALAYGVKVTGCTLFLVDAGVDTGPIVAQRWVEVDDDDDEATLHERIKQVERAMLVDAVGRMARGGWTVTDRKVRLG, from the coding sequence GTGACCGCCCGGCTCGTGGTGCTCGTCTCGGGGTCGGGGACCAACCTGCAGGCGCTGCTCGACGCCTGTGCGGACCCGGCCTACGGCGCCGCCGTCGTCGCCGTGGGCGCCGACCGCGAGGACATCGAGGGCCTGCGGCGGGCCGAGAAGGCCGACGTCCCGACGTTCGTCCTGCGGGTCAAGGACTTCACCGAGCGGGCCGACTGGGACCGCGCGCTCACCGATGCGGTCGCGGCCTACCGGCCCGATCTGGTGGTGCTCGCCGGGTTCATGAAGCTCGTCGGCCCGGCATTCCTGGAGCGTTTCGGCGGCCGCACGGTCAACACCCACCCGGCGCTGTCACCGATGTTCCCCGGGATGCACGGACCCCGCGACGCGCTGGCCTACGGGGTGAAGGTGACGGGGTGCACGTTGTTCCTGGTCGATGCCGGCGTGGACACCGGCCCCATTGTCGCGCAGCGCTGGGTCGAGGTCGACGATGACGACGACGAGGCGACGCTGCACGAGCGGATCAAGCAGGTGGAGCGGGCGATGCTCGTGGACGCCGTCGGGCGGATGGCGCGCGGCGGCTGGACCGTGACCGACAGGAAGGTGCGGCTCGGATGA
- the purH gene encoding bifunctional phosphoribosylaminoimidazolecarboxamide formyltransferase/IMP cyclohydrolase: MSDQGRRPIRRALVSVYDKTGLEDLGRALAAAGVEVVSTGSTAARLRDAGVAVTAVDELTGFPECLEGRVKTLHPKVHAGILADLRKTDHERQLADLGVAPFELVVVNLYPFRETVASGAAPDDVVEQIDIGGPTMVRAAAKNHPSVAVVVSPDRYPDVVSALAGGGFTLEQRTRLAAEAFAHTASYDAAVASWFAGVGAPDETARDTGFPDVLAATWSRASVLRYGENPHQRAALYLTDGGEPGLAQAVQLHGKEMSYNNYVDTDAARRAAYDFADPCVAIIKHANPCGIAVGSDVADAHRKAHACDPVSAFGGVIAVNRPVSVAMAEQVAEIFTEVVVAPGYDEGAAEILSKKPSIRLLVCPPPATRGGMEIRQVTGGLLLQDRDTIEADGDDPTAWTLQAGDPVDEETLADLAFAWRACRSVKSNAILLAAGGATVGVGMGQVNRVDAARLAVTRAGDRARGSVGASDAFFPFPDGFEVLAEAGVRAVVEPGGSVRDELVVAAAKEAGVALYFTGTRHFFH; the protein is encoded by the coding sequence ATGAGTGACCAGGGGCGGCGTCCGATCCGCCGCGCGTTGGTGAGCGTCTACGACAAGACCGGCCTGGAGGACCTCGGCCGCGCCCTTGCCGCGGCCGGCGTCGAGGTGGTGTCGACCGGCTCGACCGCTGCCCGGCTTCGCGACGCCGGCGTGGCGGTGACCGCCGTCGACGAGCTCACCGGGTTTCCCGAGTGCCTCGAGGGACGGGTCAAGACCCTGCACCCGAAGGTGCACGCCGGGATCCTGGCCGACCTGCGCAAGACCGACCACGAGCGGCAGCTGGCCGACCTCGGCGTCGCGCCGTTCGAGCTCGTCGTCGTCAACCTCTACCCGTTCCGGGAGACCGTCGCGAGCGGGGCTGCGCCCGACGACGTGGTCGAGCAGATCGACATCGGCGGGCCGACGATGGTGCGCGCCGCCGCGAAGAACCACCCGTCGGTCGCCGTCGTCGTCTCACCCGACCGCTACCCCGACGTCGTGTCGGCTCTCGCCGGCGGCGGCTTCACCCTCGAGCAGCGCACCCGCCTGGCCGCCGAGGCGTTCGCGCACACCGCGTCGTACGACGCCGCCGTGGCCTCCTGGTTCGCCGGCGTCGGCGCGCCCGACGAGACCGCCCGTGACACGGGGTTCCCCGACGTGCTGGCCGCCACCTGGTCGCGGGCCTCGGTGCTGCGCTACGGCGAGAACCCGCACCAGCGCGCGGCGCTCTACCTGACCGACGGTGGTGAGCCGGGCCTCGCGCAGGCCGTGCAGCTGCACGGCAAGGAGATGTCCTACAACAACTACGTCGACACCGACGCGGCCCGGCGCGCGGCCTACGACTTCGCCGACCCCTGCGTCGCGATCATCAAGCACGCCAACCCCTGCGGCATCGCAGTCGGCTCCGACGTCGCCGATGCGCACCGCAAGGCGCACGCGTGCGACCCGGTCTCGGCGTTCGGCGGGGTCATCGCGGTCAACCGGCCCGTCAGCGTGGCGATGGCCGAGCAGGTCGCGGAGATCTTCACCGAGGTCGTCGTCGCTCCTGGCTACGACGAGGGCGCGGCCGAGATCCTGTCCAAGAAGCCGTCGATCCGGCTGCTCGTCTGCCCGCCGCCCGCCACCCGCGGCGGCATGGAGATCCGCCAGGTGACCGGCGGGCTGCTGCTGCAGGACCGCGACACGATCGAGGCCGACGGCGACGACCCCACCGCGTGGACGCTGCAGGCCGGTGACCCGGTGGACGAGGAGACGCTGGCCGACCTCGCGTTCGCCTGGCGGGCCTGCCGGTCGGTGAAGTCCAACGCGATCCTGCTGGCCGCCGGCGGCGCGACCGTCGGGGTGGGCATGGGCCAGGTCAACCGGGTCGACGCGGCTCGGCTCGCGGTGACGCGGGCGGGTGACCGGGCCCGCGGGTCGGTGGGCGCCAGCGACGCGTTCTTCCCGTTCCCCGACGGCTTCGAGGTGCTCGCCGAGGCGGGGGTCCGCGCGGTCGTCGAGCCGGGCGGTTCGGTTCGCGACGAGCTCGTCGTCGCGGCGGCCAAGGAGGCCGGCGTGGCGCTCTACTTCACCGGTACCCGGCACTTCTTCCACTGA
- a CDS encoding tetrahydrofolate dehydrogenase/cyclohydrolase catalytic domain-containing protein codes for MSARLLPGGPVAEAVFADLAPRIEKLREIGHPPGLATILVGGDEPSARYVAMKQAKAVELGFNPGHHAHLPAETTQAELHATIRRFNEAGDVDAMLLQYPIPGHLDYERALYEMDPDKDADAAHPTNMGRLALDMPGPKPCTPAGIEAILAFYDIPVAGANVCIVGRGFTIGRPLSILLSQKRPTANAAVTLVHTGVADWADYTRRADVVIAAAGVPGMIRPEHIRPGATVIGAGVRYEGKKLLPDVDETCEDVAGAITPRVGGVGPTTIAMLFRNCVEAAERRV; via the coding sequence ATGAGCGCCCGCCTGCTGCCCGGTGGCCCCGTCGCCGAGGCCGTGTTCGCCGACCTCGCGCCGCGCATCGAGAAGCTGCGCGAGATCGGCCACCCGCCGGGCCTGGCCACCATCCTCGTCGGCGGTGACGAGCCGAGCGCCCGCTACGTCGCGATGAAGCAGGCGAAGGCGGTCGAGCTCGGTTTCAACCCCGGCCACCACGCGCACCTGCCTGCCGAGACGACGCAGGCCGAGCTGCACGCGACGATCCGCCGGTTCAACGAGGCCGGCGACGTCGACGCGATGCTCCTGCAGTACCCGATCCCCGGCCACCTCGACTACGAGCGAGCGCTCTACGAGATGGATCCCGACAAGGACGCCGACGCCGCGCACCCCACCAACATGGGACGCCTCGCGCTCGACATGCCGGGGCCCAAGCCGTGCACACCGGCCGGCATCGAGGCGATCCTCGCGTTCTACGACATCCCGGTGGCAGGCGCGAACGTCTGCATCGTGGGCCGGGGCTTCACGATCGGGCGGCCCCTGTCGATCCTGCTGTCGCAGAAGCGGCCCACGGCCAACGCCGCCGTGACGCTCGTGCACACCGGCGTGGCGGACTGGGCCGACTACACGCGCCGCGCCGACGTCGTGATCGCGGCCGCCGGCGTCCCGGGCATGATCCGGCCGGAGCACATCCGGCCGGGCGCCACCGTCATCGGCGCGGGCGTGCGTTACGAGGGCAAGAAGCTGCTGCCCGACGTCGACGAGACCTGCGAGGACGTCGCCGGCGCCATCACGCCGCGCGTGGGCGGGGTGGGCCCGACGACGATCGCGATGCTGTTCCGCAACTGCGTCGAAGCGGCTGAACGTCGAGTCTGA
- a CDS encoding FHA domain-containing protein: MQTPYLRVEDTGEVFELRAEVTTVGRGPGVDIRLGDPSVSRLHAEIVRRGPHCYVSDLGLSSNGTRVNGRSVGRRVLIDGDVISFGAARGRVGGLPSEDALGEDTVEIGRVAAPDITRREMEVLQALCRPALRQEAFVAPATARDIAQELVVTEAAVKQHLLRLYQKFRIQEGGNRRGRLANEVIAVGVVRPQPPDAEDQVRQAG; the protein is encoded by the coding sequence ATGCAGACGCCGTACCTGCGGGTGGAGGACACCGGGGAGGTGTTCGAGCTCCGCGCAGAGGTCACCACAGTCGGTCGCGGTCCCGGGGTCGACATCCGCCTCGGCGATCCGAGCGTGTCCCGGCTGCACGCCGAGATCGTGCGGCGGGGTCCGCACTGCTACGTCTCGGACCTCGGCCTGTCGTCCAACGGCACCCGCGTCAACGGCCGGTCGGTCGGGCGCCGGGTGCTGATCGACGGCGACGTCATCAGCTTCGGCGCCGCCCGCGGGCGCGTGGGCGGGTTGCCGTCGGAGGACGCGCTCGGCGAGGACACCGTCGAGATCGGCCGGGTCGCCGCACCCGACATCACCCGCCGGGAGATGGAGGTGCTCCAGGCACTGTGCCGCCCGGCACTGCGGCAGGAGGCGTTCGTCGCTCCCGCCACGGCTCGCGACATCGCCCAGGAGCTCGTCGTCACCGAGGCAGCCGTCAAGCAGCACCTGCTGCGGCTCTACCAGAAGTTCCGCATCCAGGAAGGCGGCAACCGGCGCGGCCGGTTGGCCAACGAGGTCATCGCCGTCGGCGTCGTACGGCCGCAACCACCGGACGCAGAGGACCAAGTCCGGCAAGCCGGCTAG
- a CDS encoding DUF3017 domain-containing protein has translation MTRLHGRRRIDPLLPVALGVIGGLVLTWLHHPRVGMYAIAAALGAAALLRLLLAPGDAGLLVVRSRLVDVVALGILGAAVAVVASVTPFPPPAG, from the coding sequence ATGACCCGACTTCACGGGCGACGCCGGATCGACCCCCTGCTACCGGTGGCGCTCGGTGTCATCGGCGGTCTCGTGCTGACGTGGCTGCACCACCCACGCGTCGGCATGTACGCCATCGCCGCCGCGCTCGGCGCGGCGGCGTTGCTGCGGCTGCTGCTGGCGCCGGGCGACGCGGGCCTTCTCGTCGTACGTAGCCGGCTCGTCGACGTCGTCGCGCTCGGGATCCTCGGGGCGGCCGTCGCCGTCGTCGCGAGCGTCACGCCGTTCCCCCCGCCGGCGGGCTAG